A region from the Pseudomonas sp. P8_229 genome encodes:
- a CDS encoding SRPBCC family protein, with protein sequence MPVLKLTTLIPARTPAQVLDFCLDGTNFPKIFPERVTPLGDVDLNNLRIEAGRQFRFRHWMFNLIPSNWTVVIREVGNSHFVDEMLKGPLRAFRHEHRVAAGEGGTLYTDQVTYAALGGRFSERLLVDAYMRRIFEARHRNMLQLLK encoded by the coding sequence ATGCCAGTCCTGAAACTCACAACGTTGATTCCCGCCCGCACACCGGCCCAAGTGCTCGACTTTTGTCTGGACGGGACGAATTTTCCGAAGATCTTCCCGGAGCGCGTCACGCCGCTGGGCGATGTCGACCTGAACAATCTACGGATCGAAGCCGGGCGCCAGTTCCGCTTTCGGCACTGGATGTTCAACCTGATTCCATCAAACTGGACGGTGGTGATTCGCGAAGTCGGTAACAGCCATTTTGTCGATGAGATGCTCAAGGGGCCGCTGCGTGCCTTTCGTCATGAACATCGGGTGGCCGCGGGTGAGGGCGGTACTCTTTATACCGATCAGGTGACATATGCAGCGCTTGGCGGGCGGTTCAGCGAGCGTCTGCTGGTGGACGCGTACATGCGGCGAATCTTCGAGGCGCGGCACCGCAACATGCTGCAATTGCTCAAATGA
- the tpx gene encoding thiol peroxidase, with amino-acid sequence MAQVTLKGNPVQVNGQLPQAGSKAPAFSLVAGNLSDVTLASFAGKRKVLNIFPSVDTPTCATSVRKFNAQANDVANTVVLCISADLPFAQARFCGAEGLENVQNLSTLRGAEFIQNYGVAIADGPLKGLTARAVVVLDENDNVLHSELVKEIAEEPNYEAALAVLK; translated from the coding sequence ATGGCTCAAGTCACCCTCAAGGGCAACCCGGTTCAAGTCAACGGCCAGTTGCCACAAGCCGGTTCCAAGGCACCAGCCTTTTCTCTGGTTGCCGGCAATCTGTCCGACGTCACCCTGGCGAGCTTCGCCGGCAAGCGCAAAGTGCTGAACATCTTCCCAAGCGTCGACACCCCGACCTGCGCCACTTCGGTACGCAAGTTCAACGCCCAGGCCAACGACGTCGCCAACACCGTGGTGCTGTGCATCTCGGCTGACCTGCCGTTTGCCCAGGCCCGTTTCTGCGGCGCCGAAGGTCTGGAAAACGTGCAGAATCTGTCGACCCTGCGTGGCGCCGAGTTCATCCAGAACTACGGCGTAGCCATCGCTGACGGCCCGCTGAAAGGCCTGACCGCCCGTGCCGTGGTGGTTCTGGATGAAAACGACAACGTGCTGCACAGCGAGCTGGTCAAGGAAATCGCTGAAGAGCCGAACTACGAAGCAGCACTCGCCGTTCTGAAATAA